One window of Candidatus Nitrospira kreftii genomic DNA carries:
- a CDS encoding hypothetical protein (conserved protein of unknown function), giving the protein MLTRSDLSQGAYLRLKTPRLGKPVGLIGAVYALGTDQAGDWYFQLRFLNPPQGTRIRAGSQWSLNLHENDLEHFERIDTWDHVRQLLREPPPPKTPRSEEMKLPAYMRGNADLNQLRLFEDF; this is encoded by the coding sequence ATGCTGACCCGTTCAGACCTTAGCCAAGGTGCCTATCTTCGTTTGAAAACTCCCCGCCTCGGCAAGCCTGTTGGTCTAATCGGCGCTGTGTATGCCCTCGGCACAGACCAAGCAGGTGATTGGTATTTCCAGCTCCGCTTTCTGAACCCACCACAAGGAACCAGGATCAGGGCCGGTTCACAGTGGAGCCTAAACCTTCATGAGAATGACTTAGAACATTTTGAGCGGATCGATACCTGGGACCACGTCCGACAGTTACTGAGGGAACCTCCACCACCAAAGACGCCTAGAAGTGAGGAAATGAAGCTTCCAGCCTATATGAGAGGGAATGCGGATCTGAACCAGCTTCGACTGTTCGAAGACTTCTAA
- a CDS encoding hypothetical protein (conserved protein of unknown function), translated as MIGLLIAAFESITGSGKGQVETSKGQMKEAVEETKGQMKALKEKGEKGNHANGEMDRAKGNVKGTVERGKGEADELSAKMKDEVP; from the coding sequence ATGATAGGGCTTTTGATAGCAGCTTTCGAAAGCATAACAGGGAGCGGCAAGGGCCAAGTTGAAACATCCAAAGGTCAGATGAAGGAAGCCGTGGAGGAGACGAAAGGACAAATGAAGGCGTTGAAGGAGAAGGGCGAGAAAGGCAACCATGCGAATGGGGAAATGGACAGAGCAAAAGGCAATGTAAAGGGTACGGTTGAGCGAGGGAAGGGCGAAGCCGATGAGTTGTCAGCAAAGATGAAGGACGAAGTCCCGTAA
- a CDS encoding hypothetical protein (conserved protein of unknown function) produces MTTNISSKRPANTLRSGNINATIWQNVSEKGPFFATTFLGHLRINLVPGARHLIWSHLEALLNVAFEAKEWMTAHTLKR; encoded by the coding sequence ATGACGACCAACATTTCATCCAAACGACCGGCCAACACGCTGCGATCCGGCAATATCAATGCCACGATCTGGCAGAACGTCAGCGAGAAGGGACCGTTCTTCGCGACGACCTTTCTCGGCCATTTAAGGATCAATCTGGTGCCTGGCGCACGGCACCTCATTTGGTCTCATCTTGAGGCGCTCCTGAATGTCGCCTTTGAGGCGAAGGAGTGGATGACCGCTCACACACTGAAGCGCTGA
- a CDS encoding hypothetical protein (conserved protein of unknown function), whose amino-acid sequence MPRDSRVYVEDILEATRRIASYTANLSKAAFLEDEKTFDAVVRNLEVIGEAVKKLPEDLRAQHPSLERRKMAGLRDILIHEYFGLDSEIVWDIVKNKVPTLNQAVRAMLNQ is encoded by the coding sequence ATGCCCCGGGATTCTAGGGTTTACGTGGAAGACATTCTGGAGGCCACTCGCAGGATCGCATCCTATACGGCCAACCTCTCCAAAGCCGCGTTTCTCGAAGACGAGAAAACCTTCGATGCCGTGGTCCGGAATCTCGAAGTGATCGGTGAGGCCGTCAAGAAACTTCCAGAGGACCTCCGAGCCCAGCATCCGTCACTCGAACGGAGGAAAATGGCCGGGCTTCGCGACATTCTGATTCATGAGTATTTCGGACTCGATTCGGAAATCGTCTGGGACATCGTAAAGAACAAAGTACCGACGCTCAACCAAGCGGTGCGAGCGATGTTGAATCAATAG
- a CDS encoding Nucleotidyltransferase — MITSRDEVLKLVEQNQAPLRRLGVLRLGLFGSYARGEAMPGSDLDFVVELSEKSFDAYMDTKLFLEDLFQSPVDLVTMSSIKPRLLPIIQQEAVYAPGF, encoded by the coding sequence ATGATCACAAGTCGAGACGAAGTCCTCAAGCTTGTTGAGCAAAATCAGGCGCCTCTCAGAAGGTTGGGAGTTCTCCGGCTTGGCCTGTTTGGGTCCTATGCCCGGGGCGAGGCTATGCCAGGGAGTGATCTCGATTTTGTAGTCGAGCTGTCGGAGAAATCTTTCGACGCCTATATGGATACGAAGCTCTTTCTTGAGGACCTGTTCCAGTCACCCGTTGACCTGGTCACGATGAGTTCCATCAAGCCGCGTCTCCTGCCGATTATTCAACAAGAAGCCGTCTATGCCCCGGGATTCTAG
- a CDS encoding hypothetical protein (conserved protein of unknown function) produces the protein MIWQNVSEKGSFFATTFSRLFKDQSGAWRSGTSFDPNDLETLMNVICEGTE, from the coding sequence ATGATTTGGCAGAACGTCAGCGAGAAGGGCTCGTTCTTCGCGACGACTTTTTCTCGTCTATTCAAGGATCAGTCCGGTGCCTGGCGCAGCGGCACCTCATTTGATCCCAACGACCTGGAGACGCTCATGAATGTCATCTGTGAGGGGACAGAGTGA
- a CDS encoding Uracil-DNA glycosylase has product MTHSFDPGYGEEPFKGLCERYPDESVYPPGQFRLEWGPIFHRGRLDGSARVLVVGMDPAQHETIVRRILVGEAGRRAQGFLAKLGITRSYVFINAYLYSVYGSVKVKTRKNPALIEYRNQWLEALLVGHQIEAVLALGLAADEAWQFWRATPTGQSVSVAYAAVTHPTQPESSSKGDKAKRAAATKKMLQNWNGALQALSPNVSHPDEPTPLVLYGESWADGDRVGIPEFDYPAGLPAWMHEQDGWAKRAGADDLAKRRNITINVPKGIVT; this is encoded by the coding sequence ATGACTCACTCATTCGATCCAGGATATGGAGAGGAACCATTCAAGGGCTTATGTGAGCGCTATCCGGACGAGTCCGTGTATCCGCCGGGACAGTTTCGTCTGGAGTGGGGCCCCATCTTTCACCGAGGTCGCCTCGATGGGTCCGCCCGTGTCCTGGTGGTCGGCATGGACCCTGCACAGCATGAGACCATCGTGCGCCGCATTTTGGTGGGGGAAGCAGGGCGGCGGGCCCAGGGATTTTTAGCGAAACTCGGGATCACTCGGAGTTATGTGTTCATCAACGCCTATCTCTACAGTGTGTACGGTAGCGTCAAAGTCAAGACGCGGAAGAATCCCGCGCTCATCGAGTACCGCAATCAGTGGTTGGAAGCCTTGTTGGTGGGACATCAGATCGAAGCCGTGCTCGCTCTCGGGCTAGCGGCCGATGAGGCCTGGCAATTCTGGCGGGCGACTCCGACGGGGCAGTCCGTGTCCGTCGCCTATGCAGCCGTGACGCATCCAACACAACCAGAAAGTTCGTCGAAAGGGGATAAGGCCAAGCGCGCCGCTGCGACGAAGAAGATGCTCCAGAACTGGAACGGAGCCTTGCAGGCCCTGTCGCCGAATGTTTCCCACCCGGATGAGCCGACGCCCCTGGTGTTGTACGGCGAGAGCTGGGCGGATGGCGATCGGGTGGGGATTCCAGAGTTTGATTATCCTGCCGGTCTGCCCGCCTGGATGCATGAGCAAGACGGATGGGCGAAGCGTGCCGGCGCCGACGACCTTGCGAAGCGCCGTAATATTACTATCAACGTTCCGAAGGGGATTGTGACATGA
- a CDS encoding Amidohydrolase: protein MTDTQRRWYPLTGAESGQRGSTQRRAKKARKPGPIDPLAGPKLALAGRVVTMDDAWTVKPDAVLFIEQGTIIAVQDRRQQPPPGFETVLVVETGGTLFPGLIELHNHLSYNALPLWSPVPKLFQHRGQWPDHPDYRKLISGPMTVVGTYRDAQGKASLLAPLVRYVECKCLLGGVTTTQGIMLNSNAGVQRYYRGIVRNVEQTDDPALSEAQGRIADVDAKSATSFLARLKKEDSCYLLHLSEGITKPGQLDSIARKHFRALEVAPNQWALNDRFTGIHAAGLLPEDFDILAQHGGSIVWSPLSNLLLYGDTARVDAARQAGVRISLGSDWSPSGSKNLLGELKVAWLYSQHRLNGLFSARDVVAMATREAAKILKWHDVLGTLQAGKRADLLVIVDQEGDPYDGLIRTKETSISLVMINGVARYGLPRLMKSFVTTGETVRVGGQTRRLFLQQETGDPDVAPVSLRTASSTLKKAFRDLPKLARALEKPKPKKATRRTLDAPEPVVWSLALDEIQATGVDQRPRLPFNGPRDFTGPKRVSSRATAVPLSQLLQPIALDPLTVADDANFLSEIATQPNMPEPIRTGLAKLY from the coding sequence ATGACCGACACCCAACGCCGCTGGTATCCACTCACAGGTGCTGAGTCAGGACAACGAGGCTCCACACAGAGGAGGGCGAAGAAGGCGCGGAAGCCAGGGCCGATCGACCCGCTCGCAGGGCCGAAGCTCGCCCTGGCCGGACGCGTCGTCACGATGGATGATGCCTGGACGGTGAAGCCCGATGCTGTCCTGTTTATCGAACAGGGAACCATCATAGCGGTGCAAGACCGCAGGCAACAACCGCCACCTGGATTCGAGACGGTGTTGGTGGTAGAGACCGGCGGTACGCTCTTTCCCGGCCTCATCGAACTACACAACCATCTCAGTTATAACGCGCTCCCGCTCTGGAGCCCGGTGCCGAAGTTGTTCCAACACCGCGGTCAGTGGCCTGATCATCCCGATTACCGGAAGCTCATCAGCGGTCCGATGACGGTGGTAGGCACCTACCGAGATGCTCAGGGGAAAGCCTCGCTGCTCGCACCGCTGGTCCGGTATGTGGAATGTAAGTGTTTGCTGGGAGGGGTCACGACGACCCAGGGGATCATGCTGAACAGCAACGCTGGCGTGCAACGGTACTACCGAGGGATTGTGCGTAACGTCGAACAGACCGATGACCCAGCTTTGTCCGAGGCTCAAGGACGCATTGCGGACGTGGACGCGAAAAGCGCTACTTCTTTTCTCGCTCGGCTCAAGAAGGAAGACAGTTGCTATCTCCTGCACCTGAGCGAGGGCATTACCAAACCTGGACAACTCGATTCGATCGCCCGCAAGCATTTTCGTGCGCTCGAGGTCGCACCGAACCAGTGGGCGCTCAACGATCGGTTCACCGGCATTCACGCTGCAGGGCTGTTGCCTGAGGATTTCGATATACTCGCCCAACACGGGGGATCCATCGTGTGGTCGCCGCTCAGCAATCTACTACTCTATGGAGACACCGCGCGGGTGGATGCAGCCAGACAGGCGGGTGTCCGCATCAGTCTCGGCAGTGATTGGTCACCGTCCGGCAGTAAGAACTTGTTGGGAGAACTGAAGGTCGCCTGGCTTTATTCCCAGCACAGATTAAACGGACTCTTCAGCGCACGTGACGTGGTGGCCATGGCGACACGGGAGGCGGCGAAAATTCTCAAGTGGCACGACGTCCTCGGGACCCTCCAGGCCGGCAAACGTGCCGATCTCCTCGTCATTGTTGATCAAGAGGGTGACCCTTATGATGGGCTGATTCGGACAAAAGAAACCTCGATTAGTTTGGTCATGATTAACGGGGTGGCTCGCTACGGCCTGCCGAGATTGATGAAGTCGTTCGTCACCACAGGGGAGACGGTGCGGGTGGGTGGACAGACGAGACGATTGTTTCTTCAGCAGGAGACCGGTGATCCTGATGTGGCACCGGTGTCCCTGCGTACGGCCAGTAGCACACTCAAGAAGGCGTTTCGAGACCTCCCGAAGTTGGCACGGGCACTCGAGAAACCGAAGCCGAAGAAAGCTACACGGCGGACGCTCGATGCACCGGAACCGGTGGTGTGGTCGCTCGCGCTCGATGAGATTCAGGCCACCGGAGTCGATCAGCGCCCACGACTCCCCTTCAATGGCCCACGCGATTTCACGGGGCCTAAGCGTGTTTCTTCGCGTGCGACGGCCGTTCCACTGTCGCAACTGCTCCAGCCGATCGCACTCGATCCGCTCACCGTGGCCGACGATGCTAATTTTCTGTCGGAGATTGCAACTCAGCCCAACATGCCTGAGCCGATCCGAACGGGTCTCGCGAAGCTCTACTGA
- a CDS encoding hypothetical protein (conserved protein of unknown function), which produces MDDKVIVTNRSALMKKYGRQGTAKIRQAMRVLSAADKKRGMKNRVVYLDDANTMKKLGGKPVLNATDPRENKQAIDAVFTALLPDYLMILGSPDVVPHQDLDNPVYDPTDGDDDTQAWGDVPYACEAPYSRDPARFVGPTRVVGRVPDLVSAAEPSYLIALLKTAATAQRREPDTYAGYFGLSAEEWRGSTRLSLNNIFGQATDLLLTPPAGPDKTHTRLENRMHFINCHGGPASPEFLGQRGKSYPTALTTKATEGKIVDGTVAAVECCYGAELYDATTLGIDLPICQSYLRQGAYGYLGSTTIAYGPADSNGAADLICQYFLLNVLEGASLGRAALAARQQFVQGTAQMDPVDLKTLAQFCLLGDPSVHPVLRSTPTTVPKGVDTSHAERFFRAERRAKLQETGAFLSKTKPTASQRVPVQRVSSVTKRALANIAKQAGLESSQSYSAFAVKGAPAPKHGAGKVGATPSRYFVTVGTPRDGQIDEVKRGVAVVAKEINGRIVGYRIYHQR; this is translated from the coding sequence ATGGATGACAAGGTGATCGTCACCAATCGCAGCGCCTTGATGAAAAAGTATGGTCGTCAAGGAACGGCAAAGATTCGCCAGGCCATGCGTGTCTTATCAGCGGCAGACAAAAAGCGAGGCATGAAAAACCGAGTCGTGTACCTCGACGATGCCAACACCATGAAGAAGTTGGGTGGCAAGCCGGTCCTGAACGCAACGGACCCTCGGGAAAATAAGCAGGCGATCGACGCCGTCTTTACCGCGCTGCTTCCGGATTACCTGATGATTCTTGGGTCGCCGGATGTGGTTCCACACCAGGATCTCGATAACCCTGTATATGACCCGACGGATGGTGACGATGATACGCAAGCATGGGGCGATGTCCCGTATGCCTGTGAGGCTCCGTACTCCAGAGACCCAGCCCGATTTGTCGGCCCGACGCGTGTGGTGGGGCGGGTGCCGGATCTGGTGAGTGCTGCCGAGCCGTCTTATTTGATCGCACTTTTGAAAACCGCAGCCACTGCGCAACGCCGAGAGCCGGACACTTATGCTGGCTACTTTGGGCTGTCAGCTGAGGAGTGGCGAGGCTCCACTCGTTTAAGTCTTAACAACATTTTTGGCCAAGCGACCGACCTCCTCCTCACTCCTCCTGCCGGTCCTGACAAAACCCATACACGCCTGGAGAATCGCATGCACTTTATCAATTGTCATGGAGGTCCGGCGTCGCCGGAGTTCTTGGGTCAGCGGGGGAAGAGCTACCCCACGGCGCTCACGACCAAGGCGACCGAAGGAAAGATTGTGGATGGAACGGTGGCAGCCGTGGAGTGTTGCTATGGGGCGGAATTGTATGATGCAACGACGTTGGGGATCGATCTGCCGATCTGTCAGAGCTACCTGCGCCAAGGGGCCTACGGGTATTTGGGTAGCACCACGATCGCCTATGGTCCGGCGGACTCCAATGGGGCGGCCGATCTGATCTGCCAGTATTTCTTGCTCAATGTATTAGAGGGTGCCTCGCTCGGCCGCGCGGCCCTGGCCGCGCGCCAGCAGTTCGTACAGGGTACTGCCCAAATGGATCCTGTCGATTTGAAGACGCTGGCGCAGTTTTGTTTGCTGGGCGATCCAAGCGTGCATCCGGTGTTACGGAGCACGCCGACGACCGTGCCGAAAGGGGTGGACACCAGCCACGCCGAGCGATTCTTTCGAGCTGAGCGACGCGCGAAATTACAAGAGACCGGAGCCTTCCTGTCGAAAACGAAGCCCACAGCATCGCAACGGGTGCCGGTACAAAGAGTATCGTCGGTCACAAAGCGAGCACTCGCCAATATCGCCAAGCAAGCGGGGCTAGAATCCAGTCAGTCATACTCAGCCTTTGCGGTCAAGGGAGCACCAGCGCCGAAGCACGGAGCAGGCAAAGTTGGGGCGACTCCTTCCCGTTACTTCGTGACGGTAGGCACGCCACGTGACGGTCAGATCGACGAGGTTAAACGTGGAGTCGCGGTGGTGGCCAAAGAAATAAACGGACGCATTGTGGGCTACCGGATCTATCATCAGCGGTGA
- a CDS encoding hypothetical protein (conserved protein of unknown function), with the protein MNGSQPLRVKGVRGHVTRGLYAQGSKSEREAVFLETDNGRYILRRKTGPVFGDVELEQYVGREVICDGFLIGTSLLADKITIVPEGSSTE; encoded by the coding sequence ATGAATGGATCACAACCTCTTCGGGTGAAAGGCGTAAGAGGTCACGTGACGCGTGGCCTCTATGCCCAAGGCAGCAAGAGCGAACGTGAAGCGGTTTTCCTCGAGACCGACAACGGTCGTTACATTCTGCGTCGAAAGACTGGTCCCGTTTTTGGCGACGTAGAGTTAGAGCAATATGTGGGGCGGGAAGTGATTTGTGACGGGTTTCTCATAGGGACAAGCCTTCTGGCTGATAAGATCACAATTGTGCCAGAAGGTTCGTCAACAGAGTGA
- a CDS encoding hypothetical protein (conserved protein of unknown function), translated as MTNRLNPVRRYSRFPVKWPVLYGNDELLAEGTVLDLTSLGWRLAGSMPVVPGTQLRLQVSIPERSTPLCIQRATVLWVHNHEFAIEAHDMDPIDHAWVTEFLRQKLGLVWMSRSADQEISVHPMDEGPQGETALAGPSIPSVQDIQEQLSSSRTHTTNTAANARWNGDSDFRQEEGHTSHDLLPSKVVREARRIVRGMLAIKAARVGTGRNPIADN; from the coding sequence ATGACCAACAGGCTAAATCCAGTGCGCCGCTATAGTCGGTTTCCAGTCAAGTGGCCCGTGCTCTATGGAAATGATGAGCTCCTCGCAGAGGGGACCGTCTTAGATCTGACCTCCCTCGGCTGGCGACTTGCCGGATCGATGCCGGTCGTACCGGGTACGCAGTTGAGGCTACAAGTGTCCATCCCAGAACGGTCCACCCCGCTTTGTATCCAGCGGGCAACCGTGCTCTGGGTACACAACCATGAATTTGCGATTGAAGCCCATGACATGGACCCTATCGATCACGCCTGGGTCACCGAATTTTTACGCCAGAAACTGGGACTCGTGTGGATGTCTCGATCCGCCGATCAGGAGATCTCGGTTCACCCCATGGATGAGGGACCTCAGGGAGAAACCGCCTTGGCTGGGCCTTCCATTCCATCCGTTCAGGATATCCAGGAGCAACTCTCTTCCAGCCGCACTCATACGACTAACACGGCTGCCAACGCACGCTGGAACGGGGACTCGGACTTTCGACAGGAGGAGGGTCACACATCTCACGACCTCTTGCCCAGCAAAGTTGTCCGTGAGGCTCGCCGTATCGTTCGTGGGATGCTGGCTATCAAAGCTGCTCGAGTGGGGACCGGCCGGAATCCGATTGCAGATAACTAG
- a CDS encoding hypothetical protein (conserved protein of unknown function): MKLTRSAVEQLRALIVEHPEDPIVRVQVKDVDDQRLAFSITLEDRVQPDDQAQTIDGLTVAIPSDNAARMDGITMDYQNPGGFQFHHTTQQDEPPLNLISLN, translated from the coding sequence ATGAAGCTCACACGATCGGCTGTCGAACAATTGAGGGCGTTAATCGTCGAGCATCCGGAAGATCCCATCGTGAGGGTGCAAGTCAAGGATGTCGACGACCAACGGCTAGCCTTCAGCATCACGCTGGAAGATCGAGTTCAGCCAGACGACCAGGCACAGACGATCGATGGGCTCACGGTGGCCATCCCCTCGGATAACGCCGCGCGCATGGACGGCATCACGATGGATTATCAGAATCCGGGAGGGTTCCAATTCCACCACACCACCCAACAGGATGAACCTCCTCTCAATCTCATCAGCTTGAACTGA
- a CDS encoding hypothetical protein (conserved membrane protein of unknown function), translating into MQSKNDKAEAARANTRRIIEQAPKVLALLILISGVAYLSGSVYTRSYFAEFGASWILDEVPTAIYFSQSWIPLILILFFGYLATTNLALIESQSNLTETKRFKVSVSVVRYGPWLLVGLLIMIPLLSRLGAEISTIVLSIAAIALLLLLFASTLELLVMQFTEADRHIDLSMAYLSLAVIVIGLYVVPVQLGMNWARVDKQTSSNLFKIYLPDDEAKEYRILFAAGETLYVFPSKYEGDYPPVVATAASKVTFIPPEGKSD; encoded by the coding sequence ATGCAGTCCAAGAACGACAAAGCCGAAGCTGCTCGTGCCAACACTCGTCGGATTATAGAGCAAGCACCAAAAGTCTTGGCGTTACTGATTCTAATTAGTGGTGTCGCGTATCTTTCGGGATCAGTGTATACGAGATCCTATTTTGCCGAGTTTGGAGCCTCATGGATCTTGGATGAGGTTCCAACGGCGATCTACTTTAGCCAAAGTTGGATTCCGCTCATTTTGATTCTCTTCTTCGGCTACCTGGCCACGACGAACCTCGCGTTGATTGAGAGCCAAAGCAATCTCACTGAGACTAAACGGTTCAAGGTGTCGGTTTCGGTGGTTCGGTATGGCCCATGGCTCCTGGTCGGGCTCCTCATCATGATCCCGCTGCTGAGTAGATTGGGCGCGGAAATCTCTACCATCGTCCTGTCGATCGCTGCGATAGCCCTACTTCTACTATTGTTTGCGTCAACACTTGAACTCCTGGTCATGCAGTTCACCGAGGCAGACCGGCACATTGATTTGTCGATGGCGTATCTGTCTCTTGCCGTGATTGTCATAGGCCTGTATGTCGTGCCGGTGCAGCTTGGCATGAACTGGGCACGCGTTGATAAACAAACATCATCCAACCTATTCAAGATCTATCTTCCCGATGATGAAGCCAAGGAGTACAGAATTTTGTTCGCGGCTGGTGAGACGCTCTATGTCTTCCCGAGCAAGTACGAAGGGGACTATCCTCCAGTTGTAGCCACGGCAGCCTCCAAAGTGACGTTCATCCCTCCTGAGGGAAAATCTGACTAA